One genomic window of Candidatus Trichorickettsia mobilis includes the following:
- the petA gene encoding ubiquinol-cytochrome c reductase iron-sulfur subunit, which produces MSDIIDNDKKITRRDFMTLTASSMAAVGAACVAWPLVDSLNPAADVLSLSSIEVDLSNIQPGQTVTVKWRGRPVFIRYRTKEEIEEAREVKLSELRDPENDQDRVKLGKDQWLVTIGVCTHLGCIPLADQGEYKGWFCPCHGSHYDLSGRIRKGPAPLNLAVPAYEFISDTKIKIG; this is translated from the coding sequence ATGTCAGATATTATAGATAATGACAAAAAGATAACGCGCAGGGATTTTATGACCCTAACGGCAAGTAGTATGGCGGCAGTAGGTGCTGCTTGCGTTGCCTGGCCACTTGTTGATTCTTTAAACCCTGCTGCTGATGTCCTATCTTTATCTTCGATTGAAGTTGACTTATCAAATATCCAACCAGGTCAAACTGTTACGGTGAAATGGCGTGGCAGACCAGTGTTTATTAGATATCGTACCAAAGAAGAAATTGAAGAAGCCAGGGAAGTCAAATTATCAGAATTACGTGATCCAGAGAATGATCAGGATCGAGTTAAATTAGGCAAAGACCAATGGCTGGTAACCATCGGTGTGTGTACTCATCTTGGATGTATACCTTTAGCTGATCAAGGTGAGTATAAAGGCTGGTTTTGTCCGTGTCATGGTTCACATTATGATCTTTCTGGACGAATTCGTAAAGGTCCGGCGCCATTGAATCTTGCTGTTCCTGCCTATGAATTTATTTCTGATACTAAAATTAAAATTGGCTAA
- a CDS encoding ferredoxin family 2Fe-2S iron-sulfur cluster binding protein, with protein sequence MPKVIFIIEHGAERVVEAPIGLSILEIAHQHEIDLEGACEGSLACATCHVIVDEEFYDKLAAPSEAEEDMLDLAFGLTHTSRLGCQIIVTEDLDGIRVRLPSATRNINV encoded by the coding sequence ATGCCTAAAGTAATTTTTATTATTGAACATGGTGCTGAAAGAGTAGTTGAAGCTCCAATCGGTTTATCCATTTTAGAGATTGCTCATCAACATGAAATAGATCTTGAGGGGGCGTGCGAGGGATCTTTAGCTTGTGCCACTTGTCATGTAATTGTTGACGAAGAATTTTATGATAAATTAGCAGCGCCATCAGAAGCCGAAGAAGATATGCTTGATTTGGCTTTTGGTCTTACCCATACTTCTCGGCTTGGTTGCCAGATTATTGTAACAGAAGATTTGGATGGGATTAGGGTACGTCTGCCATCAGCCACTAGAAACATTAACGTATAG